A genomic window from Elaeis guineensis isolate ETL-2024a chromosome 3, EG11, whole genome shotgun sequence includes:
- the LOC105040496 gene encoding oleosin Ara h 15.0101 has protein sequence MAKVQQAARFATAGAIGAGLLVLSGLTLTGTVIGLVAATPLLVIFSPILVPAAAVVAVVAAGLLLSGGFGVAAVSALTWIYNYVTGKHPPGADRLDEARAAIARKAKDYGRYVQTTTQEIAATGS, from the coding sequence ATGGCGAAGGTCCAGCAGGCGGCGAGGTTTGCGACAGCGGGGGCGATAGGGGCGGGACTGCTGGTGCTGTCGGGGCTGACGCTAACGGGGACGGTGATCGGGCTGGTGGCGGCGACGCCGTTGCTGGTGATATTCAGCCCGATACTGGTGCCGGCGGCGGCGGTGGTTGCAGTGGTGGCGGCGGGGCTGCTGCTGTCCGGGGGGTTCGGAGTGGCCGCGGTGTCTGCTCTGACGTGGATCTACAACTACGTGACGGGGAAGCACCCGCCGGGCGCGGACCGGCTGGACGAGGCGCGGGCGGCAATCGCGAGGAAGGCCAAGGACTACGGCCGCTACGTGCAAACCACAACCCAGGAGATCGCCGCTACTGGCTCTTAA